From Primulina huaijiensis isolate GDHJ02 chromosome 15, ASM1229523v2, whole genome shotgun sequence, one genomic window encodes:
- the LOC140958882 gene encoding NAC domain-containing protein 90-like: MQCGELCLGDTEQWFFFVHRKENEYVEGGRTKTTVTGYWKAAGSPSYVYVADCKVIGVRKSMVFYKGKAGSGKKTKWKMNEYSHYTRFAHFYSQGTNFTHAKLHILLDISCIKAKKIFVKNCYYFYLRDELSLCRVYVVSGSLRAFDL, from the exons A TGCAATGTGGGGAGCTTTGTCTAGGAGATACAGAACAATGGTTCTTTTTCGTACATAGAAAGGAAAATGAATACGTAGAGGGAGGCCGAACCAAAACCACCGTCACCGGATACTGGAAAGCCGCCGGTTCGCCGAGCTATGTATATGTGGCGGATTGTAAAGTGATTGGAGTGAGGAAAAGCATGGTTTTTTACAAAGGGAAAGCTGGGAGTGGGAAGAAAACCAAATGGAAAATGAATGAGTATAGCCATTATACAAGATTTGCACACTTCTATTCGCAAGGTACAAATTTTACTCATGCAAAACTACACATATTGCTCGATATCTCCTGCATCaaagcaaagaaaatatttgtcaAGAATTGCTattacttttac TTGCGGGACGAACTGTCTTTGTGCAGAGTTTATGTCGTATCCGGAAGTTTGCGAGCATTCGATCTGTAA
- the LOC140958671 gene encoding uncharacterized protein: protein MDLDLAIRTEQPTALTDSSSSEQRAGYEKWKRSNRMSLIIIKRGIPEAFRGAVSDSVTKAKDYLDEMEKRFAKSDKAETSTILKSLISTKYKGKGNIREYIMEMSHLASQLKALKLELSEGMLVHLLLISLPDQFNRFKISYNCQKEKRSLHELISYCVQEEERLKQDKTESAHLASTSKDKSKKRMNEAAKGPYAKKQRQDKDKKGCFFCDKDDHVKKDCPKYHAWRAKKGLPELPKAK from the exons ATGGATCTAGATCTTGCGATCAGGACAGAGCAACCTACCGCTCTTACGGATTCTAGTTCCTCTGAACAGAGGGCTGGATATGAGAAGTGGAAACGCTCTAACCGCATGAGTCTTATAATCATCAAGCGTGGCATACCTGAAGCTTTTAGGGGTGCGGTGTCCGACAGTGTCACCAAAGCTAAGGATTATCTCGATGAGATGGAGAAGCGCTTTGCCAAAAGCGATAAGGCGGAAACAAGCACGATTCTGAAGAGCTTGATTTCCACGAAGTATAAAGGCAAGGGAAATATCCGGGAATATATTATGGAAATGTCCCACCTTGCATCACAGTTGAAGGCACTTAAGCTTGAATTGTCGGAAGGCATGCTTGTTCATTTACTGCTTATTTCTCTCCCAGACCAGTTTAATCGATTTAAGATCAGTTACAACTGCCAAAAGGAGAAAAGGTCTCTTCATGAGCTCATTTCATATTGCGTTCAAGAGGAAGAGAGATTAAAGCAAGACAAGACTGAAAGTGCCCATTTGGCAAGCACCTCTAAAGACAAGAGCAAGAAAAGAATGAATGAGGCTGCTAAAGGTCCATATGCAAAGAAACAAAGGCAAGATAAGGATAAGAAAGGTTGTTTCTTCTGTGATAAGGATGATCATGTCAAAAAAGATTGTCCTAAGTACCATGCATGGCGTGCAAAGAAAG GGTTGCCTGAGCTGCCGAAAGCCAAGTGA
- the LOC140958672 gene encoding NAC domain-containing protein 90-like → MDEIAPGFRFYPTEEELVSFYLPNQLKLEKLEINRVIPLVQIYQFEPWQLPMQCGELCRGDTEQWFFFVQRKENEVRKGRPNRTTFTGYWKATGSPSYVYAADRKVIGVRKSMVFYKGKAGSGKKTKWKMNEYIAIIQDSHTSIRKLRDELSLCRVYVVSGSLRAFDRRPAAPGEITGGNITEADVSRDENSARDHVMKNRSIGETSSQLSLECNKENIEGGSNGEIIFGLENLLEL, encoded by the exons ATGGACGAAATTGCACCTGGCTTTCGCTTTTATCCTACGGAAGAAGAACTGGTTTCTTTTTATCTCCCTAACCAGCTCAAGCTCGAAAAACTCGAAATAAACCGTGTCATCCCTCTTGTCCAAATTTATCAGTTCGAGCCATGGCAACTTCCAA TGCAATGTGGGGAGCTTTGTCGAGGAGATACGGAACAATGGTTCTTTTTCGTACAAAGAAAGGAGAATGAAGTACGTAAAGGGAGGCCGAACCGAACCACCTTCACCGGGTACTGGAAAGCCACCGGCTCGCCGAGCTATGTATATGCGGCGGATCGTAAAGTGATTGGAGTGAGGAAAAGCATGGTTTTTTACAAAGGGAAAGCTGGGAGTGGGAAGAAAACCAAATGGAAAATGAACGAGTATATAGCCATTATACAAGATTCGCACACTTCTATTCGCAAG TTGCGGGACGAACTATCTTTGTGCAGAGTTTACGTCGTATCGGGAAGTTTGCGAGCATTCGATCGACGTCCCGCCGCACCAGGAGAAATCACTGGCGGGAACATTACAGAAGCTGATGTTTCAAGGGAtgaaaatagtgctagagatcatgTGATGAAGAATAGAAGCATAGGTGAAACCTCGAGCCAATTGTCATTGGAATGCAACAAGGAAAATATCGAAGGAGGCTCGAATGGAGAAATTATCTTTGGTTTGGAAAATTTATTAGAATTATAA